The Prochlorococcus marinus str. MIT 1214 sequence AATGACTTAAAACACACTGATTACAGCTCCTACAAGATCTTTTTGCAGTCATTAAGTCTTAACCCAAGACTCATAGAGTAGTAAAACTTTCCGGATCGAGCCACAAAGCATTAAATTTAGTTTTAGAAATTCTTATAGGTTCACGGTATCACTTGTGAATTTCTTTTACCGTTCAAGAAAAAATGAAATTACTGCAAACTCCTCTTTATCAAGAATGCAAAAGATTAGGCGGTAAAATGGTCCCTTTTGCAAATTGGGAAATGCCTGTTAGTTTTTCTGGGTTAATAGAAGAACACAATGCAGTAAGAAAAAATGTCGGGATGTTCGACATATCCCACATGGGTGTAGTCCAATTAAAAGGTAAAAATATAAAAAGCGCATTACAAAATTTAGTTCCCTCAGACGTGTTTCGAATAGGACCTGGTGAAGCGTGTTATACAGTTTTTTTAAAAGAAAATGGAGGAATTCAAGACGATCTAATCATTTATGATCAAGGATTTTTAGATACAAAAGAAGAAAGTATAGTTCTAGTCATTAATGCCGCAAGAAAAAAGTCTGACATTGAATGGTTGAGTTCAAATCTTTCTAAAAAGGAAATTACGATATCCGAATTCATGCCAGAGGGTGCATTAATTGCCATCCAAGGTCCAAAATCAATCCATACGTTTGAGAAAATTCTTCAAGAGCCTTTATCTGATTTACCACGTTTTGGTCACAGAACTATTACTTCAAATCCCAATCTAATCAACTCACAAGAATCAATTTTCATAGCACGAACTGGTTATACAGGAGAGGAAGGTTTCGAATTTTTATCATCTCCAGAAACTGCGAAGTCCATCTGGAAGAATCTTATTGCGTCGGGAGTTACCCCATGCGGGCTTGGAGCTAGAGATACTCTGCGATTAGAGGCTTCTATGCATTTATATGGCAACGATATCAACCTAGATACAACTCCCTTTGAAGCTGGCTTGGGTTGGTTAGTTCATTTAGAAATGCCTAATGATTTTATAGGTAGGAAAGCTCTCGAGAAACAAGCCGAAGTTGGAACGCGAAAAAAACTTGTTGGTATTCAAGTCCAGGATAAAGGAATTGCAAGACAAGGATATCCAGTTCTATACAACAGCGAAACTGTTGGAATGGTCACTAGCGGAACTTGGTCTCCAACATTGAAAAAACCTATAGCTCTTGCTTATGTGCCAAGCGAAATTGCAACAGTAAATACTCAATTAGCAGTAGAAATTAGAGGGAAAAAACATCCTGCAATCATCGTAAAAAGACCTTTCTATCGAAAAGGTTTTTGAGCAAGTAGAAACTGTGTT is a genomic window containing:
- the gcvT gene encoding glycine cleavage system aminomethyltransferase GcvT, translating into MKLLQTPLYQECKRLGGKMVPFANWEMPVSFSGLIEEHNAVRKNVGMFDISHMGVVQLKGKNIKSALQNLVPSDVFRIGPGEACYTVFLKENGGIQDDLIIYDQGFLDTKEESIVLVINAARKKSDIEWLSSNLSKKEITISEFMPEGALIAIQGPKSIHTFEKILQEPLSDLPRFGHRTITSNPNLINSQESIFIARTGYTGEEGFEFLSSPETAKSIWKNLIASGVTPCGLGARDTLRLEASMHLYGNDINLDTTPFEAGLGWLVHLEMPNDFIGRKALEKQAEVGTRKKLVGIQVQDKGIARQGYPVLYNSETVGMVTSGTWSPTLKKPIALAYVPSEIATVNTQLAVEIRGKKHPAIIVKRPFYRKGF